One segment of Candidatus Binatia bacterium DNA contains the following:
- a CDS encoding succinate dehydrogenase/fumarate reductase iron-sulfur subunit → MTMRVRVWRQSGPHAPGHLVEYKVAGVVPDMSFVEMLDVLNEQLVAKGEDTVSFDSDCREGICGSCGCTINGIAHGPGSGKTACQLFMRVFRDGETITVEPFRAKAFPVVKDLVVDRSAFDRIIAAGGYVSANTGAAPDGNELLIGKDVADKAFDAAACIGCGACVAACRNAAAMLFVGAKVAHLSYLPQGQPERSRRVVRMVEKMEAEGFGACSNEGECEAVCPKGISTRHIQILQREYIKASLKN, encoded by the coding sequence ATGACGATGCGGGTGCGCGTGTGGCGCCAGAGCGGCCCCCACGCCCCTGGCCATCTCGTCGAATACAAGGTGGCCGGCGTGGTTCCCGACATGTCGTTCGTCGAGATGCTCGACGTGCTGAACGAACAGCTCGTTGCCAAAGGGGAGGACACGGTCTCCTTCGACTCCGACTGCCGCGAAGGCATCTGCGGCTCCTGCGGCTGCACGATCAACGGCATCGCGCACGGGCCGGGCAGCGGCAAGACGGCGTGCCAGCTCTTCATGCGGGTGTTCAGGGACGGCGAGACCATCACCGTGGAGCCGTTCCGCGCCAAAGCATTCCCGGTGGTCAAGGACCTGGTCGTCGACCGCAGCGCGTTCGACCGCATCATCGCGGCCGGCGGCTACGTCTCGGCCAATACCGGCGCGGCTCCCGACGGCAACGAGCTGCTGATCGGCAAGGACGTTGCAGACAAGGCATTCGACGCCGCGGCCTGCATCGGGTGCGGCGCCTGCGTGGCAGCGTGCAGGAACGCCGCCGCGATGCTGTTCGTCGGGGCCAAGGTCGCGCATCTTTCGTACCTGCCGCAGGGGCAGCCCGAGCGCTCGCGCCGCGTCGTGCGCATGGTCGAGAAGATGGAAGCCGAAGGCTTCGGCGCCTGCAGCAACGAAGGCGAGTGCGAAGCCGTGTGCCCGAAAGGCATTTCGACCCGGCACATCCAGATCCTGCAGCGCGAATACATCAAGGCCTCGCTCAAGAACTGA
- a CDS encoding fumarate reductase/succinate dehydrogenase flavoprotein subunit: MSLDGKVPSGPIETKWSDYKGHAWLVSPANRRRYNIIVVGTGLAGASAAASLGELGYNVLAMTILDSPRRSHSIAAQGGINAAKNYKNDGDSVYRLFYDTIKGGDYRAREGNVHRLAEMSVHIIDQCVAQGVPFAREYGGLLDNRSFGGAQVSRTFYARGQTGQQLLIGAYQAMMRQVDAGTVKVLPRREMLDLVMIDGRARGVVVRNLLSGKYERYAADAVLLCTGGYGNVYYLSTNAGNSNVTAAWRCARRGAYFGNPSFAQIHPTCIPESGTHQSKLTLMSESLRNDGRVWVPKNGGDQRHPAEIPDAERDYYLERRYPAFGNLVPRDVASRAAKAVCDEGLGVGATGRAVFLDFADAIKRLGDKVIRDRYGNLFDMYHHISGEDPYRQPMRIYPAVHYTMGGLWVDYSLMSNLPGLFVLGEANFSDHGANRLGASALMQGLADGYFVVPYTLANYLGATKLEKVTTDDEAFREAESAVDERITRLLAVNGGRSVKEFHRALGRILWDHVGMARNRAGLAGALEAVDLLRVEYQQNVRVVGPGDNVNKQLEYALRVDDYMEFADVMVRDALDREESCGCHFREEYQTEDGECLRDDADFAYVAAWEFKGPGKKPELHKENLEFKSIELKQRSYK, from the coding sequence GTGAGTCTCGACGGCAAGGTTCCTTCCGGGCCGATCGAGACCAAGTGGTCCGACTACAAGGGGCATGCGTGGCTCGTCAGCCCCGCCAACCGGCGCCGGTACAACATCATCGTCGTCGGCACCGGCCTTGCCGGTGCGTCGGCCGCCGCAAGCCTCGGCGAGCTCGGTTACAACGTGCTGGCGATGACGATCCTCGACAGCCCGAGGCGCTCGCACTCGATCGCGGCGCAGGGCGGCATCAACGCCGCGAAGAATTACAAGAACGACGGCGACTCGGTCTACCGGCTGTTCTACGACACGATCAAGGGCGGCGACTACCGTGCCCGCGAAGGCAACGTTCACCGCCTGGCCGAGATGAGCGTGCACATCATCGACCAGTGCGTCGCCCAGGGTGTGCCGTTCGCGCGCGAGTACGGCGGCCTTCTCGACAACCGCTCTTTCGGCGGAGCGCAGGTGTCGCGTACGTTCTACGCCAGGGGCCAGACCGGGCAGCAGCTGCTGATCGGCGCCTACCAGGCGATGATGCGCCAGGTTGACGCGGGCACCGTCAAGGTGCTGCCGCGGCGCGAGATGCTCGATCTCGTGATGATCGACGGCCGTGCGCGCGGCGTGGTCGTTCGCAACCTGCTCAGCGGCAAGTACGAGCGCTACGCGGCCGACGCCGTGCTGCTGTGCACCGGCGGCTACGGCAACGTCTACTACCTGTCGACCAACGCCGGCAACAGCAACGTCACGGCGGCGTGGCGCTGCGCGCGCCGCGGTGCCTACTTCGGCAACCCGAGCTTCGCGCAGATCCATCCCACCTGCATTCCCGAAAGCGGCACCCACCAGAGCAAGCTCACGCTGATGAGCGAGAGCCTGCGCAACGACGGCCGCGTGTGGGTGCCGAAGAACGGCGGCGACCAGCGCCACCCCGCGGAGATCCCGGACGCCGAGCGCGACTATTACCTGGAGCGCCGCTATCCCGCGTTCGGAAACCTCGTCCCGCGAGACGTCGCGTCGCGGGCCGCCAAGGCGGTGTGCGACGAAGGGCTCGGCGTCGGCGCTACCGGCCGGGCGGTCTTCCTCGACTTCGCCGATGCCATCAAGCGCCTCGGCGACAAAGTCATCCGCGACCGTTACGGCAACCTCTTCGACATGTACCACCACATCTCGGGAGAGGATCCGTATCGCCAGCCGATGCGCATCTACCCGGCCGTGCACTACACGATGGGCGGCCTGTGGGTGGACTACTCGCTGATGAGCAACCTGCCGGGCCTTTTCGTGCTCGGCGAAGCCAATTTCTCGGATCACGGCGCCAATCGCCTCGGCGCCAGCGCGCTGATGCAGGGCCTTGCCGACGGGTACTTCGTCGTGCCCTACACGCTGGCGAACTACCTCGGCGCAACCAAGCTCGAGAAAGTCACGACCGACGACGAAGCTTTCCGTGAAGCGGAGTCCGCCGTCGACGAGCGCATCACGCGCCTGCTGGCGGTGAACGGCGGCCGTAGCGTCAAGGAGTTCCACCGCGCTCTCGGGCGCATCCTCTGGGACCACGTCGGGATGGCGCGCAACCGTGCCGGTCTTGCCGGCGCGCTCGAAGCGGTCGACCTGCTGCGGGTCGAGTACCAGCAGAACGTTCGCGTCGTCGGCCCCGGCGACAACGTCAACAAGCAGCTCGAATACGCGCTGCGCGTCGACGACTACATGGAGTTCGCCGACGTGATGGTGCGCGACGCCCTGGACCGCGAGGAGTCCTGCGGCTGCCATTTCCGCGAGGAGTACCAGACCGAAGACGGCGAGTGCCTGCGCGACGACGCCGATTTCGCGTACGTCGCCGCGTGGGAGTTCAAGGGACCCGGCAAAAAGCCGGAGCTCCACAAGGAAAACCTCGAGTTCAAGAGCATCGAGCTCAAGCAGAGGAGCTACAAGTGA
- a CDS encoding AsmA family protein: protein MESDSTSPPRSRAHGLLRFLTWTAWSLVATLVTLLLLVVGITLGWHHLVPYAATMISKSTGREFRIDGDTELRLFSWRPHLVLEKVSFANPPWSHQPKMLDVGRFRVSVALNRLLQGRYVIPRITVDDATIHLEQRADGTDNWTLWATKAVKPSSRSRVPQLRHLRVYKTHLTYTREGAPQSTTDLVLDKARGGLAKGTRLVGDGSYQHHPARVAIEAGSIDELNDPTHPYPLDMTLRAGSTSAHIVGHLTGAVDSGGLDVTMNIQGDSLADLFPLVGVSMPDSPPYKLTGKLEHEGKVWRFQSFEGRMGDSDLGGVLSVDTAPKRPKMTADLHSKLLDFDDLAGLIGAPPRTGPGQTASPEQKAEVQETEAQGRVLPDAPVDVPKLQAMDADAHLLATRVNAPNHVPVDKIDLHLILDNGTLRADPASFDVANGQVRMTASVHTDGRPLRADVDIEARELDAARILGPTPFTEHSGGKIGGEVKVEMQGGSLHQLASTANGRIQFALADAQVSHLLVALIGLDVQHVLGIALTGDEPLPVRCAAFDLAATNGKLQSKLAVIDTDKSNITMAVDLDLGTEQLDAEIMPHPRTVSLLSLRQNLHVGGRLAKLDYYPDPLKMGRAREAVQKIDFALAPIIGLLTPFDVPTQKKNNDNGCSAFLSEQSEQGLVQEAGAGEPPQRKAVVAHTARAAQAAAASGKPVTVSQRVAKKFEKRQSQHPHR from the coding sequence ATGGAAAGCGACTCGACCTCGCCCCCCCGATCACGCGCACACGGCCTGCTGCGATTTCTCACGTGGACTGCCTGGAGTCTGGTCGCGACGCTGGTGACGCTGCTGCTCCTCGTCGTCGGCATCACGCTCGGCTGGCATCACCTCGTTCCGTACGCCGCGACGATGATTTCGAAGTCGACGGGGCGCGAATTCCGCATCGACGGCGACACCGAGCTGCGACTGTTCTCGTGGCGACCGCACCTCGTGCTGGAGAAGGTGAGCTTCGCGAACCCGCCGTGGAGCCACCAGCCGAAGATGCTCGACGTCGGGCGGTTTCGCGTCTCCGTCGCTCTCAATCGCCTGCTGCAAGGGCGCTACGTGATCCCGCGAATCACGGTCGATGACGCGACGATTCACCTCGAGCAGCGCGCCGACGGAACCGACAACTGGACCCTGTGGGCGACCAAGGCCGTCAAGCCGAGCAGCCGCTCCCGGGTGCCGCAGCTGCGACATCTGCGCGTCTACAAGACCCACTTGACGTACACGCGCGAAGGTGCGCCGCAGTCCACGACCGACCTCGTGCTCGACAAGGCGCGCGGGGGCCTGGCCAAGGGCACGCGCCTGGTGGGTGACGGCAGCTACCAGCACCATCCCGCGCGAGTCGCCATCGAGGCAGGCTCGATCGATGAGCTGAACGATCCGACTCATCCCTATCCGCTGGACATGACACTGCGTGCCGGCTCGACCAGCGCACACATCGTCGGTCACCTGACCGGAGCGGTCGACAGCGGCGGCCTGGACGTCACGATGAACATCCAGGGCGATTCCCTGGCCGATCTCTTCCCGCTCGTCGGCGTCTCGATGCCCGACTCGCCGCCGTACAAGCTCACCGGAAAGCTCGAGCACGAAGGCAAGGTGTGGCGTTTCCAAAGCTTCGAGGGACGCATGGGCGACAGCGATCTCGGCGGCGTGCTCAGCGTCGACACCGCGCCGAAGCGCCCGAAGATGACCGCGGACCTGCATTCGAAGCTGCTCGATTTCGACGACCTCGCGGGCCTGATCGGTGCGCCTCCGCGCACCGGACCGGGTCAAACCGCGTCGCCGGAGCAGAAAGCCGAAGTGCAGGAGACCGAGGCGCAGGGACGCGTACTGCCCGACGCACCGGTGGACGTGCCGAAGCTGCAGGCGATGGACGCCGATGCACACCTGCTCGCCACGCGAGTCAACGCTCCGAACCACGTTCCGGTCGACAAGATCGATCTTCACCTCATCCTCGACAACGGCACGCTGCGCGCGGATCCCGCCTCGTTCGACGTGGCCAATGGACAAGTGCGCATGACGGCGAGCGTCCACACCGACGGCCGGCCGCTGCGAGCGGACGTCGACATCGAGGCGCGCGAGCTCGATGCCGCCAGGATCCTCGGCCCGACACCGTTCACCGAGCACTCCGGCGGCAAGATCGGTGGCGAGGTCAAGGTGGAAATGCAGGGGGGCTCGCTGCACCAGCTGGCATCGACCGCCAACGGCCGCATCCAGTTCGCGCTGGCCGATGCGCAGGTCAGCCACCTGCTGGTCGCGCTCATCGGCCTCGACGTGCAACACGTGCTCGGAATCGCGCTGACGGGCGACGAACCGCTGCCGGTGCGGTGCGCGGCCTTCGACCTGGCTGCGACCAACGGCAAGCTCCAGAGCAAGCTCGCCGTGATCGACACCGACAAGTCCAACATCACCATGGCTGTCGACCTCGACCTCGGCACCGAGCAGCTCGACGCCGAGATCATGCCGCACCCGCGCACCGTGAGCCTGCTCAGCCTTCGCCAGAACCTGCACGTCGGCGGACGCCTGGCCAAACTCGACTACTATCCCGACCCGCTGAAGATGGGCCGCGCGCGCGAGGCGGTGCAGAAGATCGACTTCGCGCTGGCGCCGATCATCGGACTGCTGACGCCGTTCGATGTGCCGACCCAGAAGAAGAACAACGACAACGGGTGCTCGGCGTTTCTGAGCGAGCAGTCCGAGCAGGGCCTCGTCCAGGAAGCGGGGGCAGGCGAGCCGCCGCAGCGCAAGGCAGTCGTCGCACATACTGCGCGAGCGGCGCAGGCGGCTGCGGCTTCGGGGAAACCGGTGACGGTTTCGCAGCGGGTGGCGAAAAAGTTCGAGAAACGACAGTCCCAGCACCCGCACCGGTAA